Proteins from a genomic interval of Microbacterium imperiale:
- a CDS encoding HNH endonuclease signature motif containing protein: MHSKDEVGSGSDADVAALAELVADAAGVTDAARAVQIREVRVLAAAGRLAERQAAGADERVKAREMALRSIAAELAGVFVTTDRTLQRRIDEARDLVDNYPATMDAWEAGRITRGHVRVIQDTGCVVPVEVRGEFERAAIERCEGETPNRVRDALVHLAERLHPRPFTELHEEAAAGRCVRVQPGADGMSDLIATLPTVIAEGVVDRLTRQAREIIDARPHADAAGAGAGDTDPGDAAAEADANADAPNGSSFAADTRSIDQVRADVFADLLLAGAPSLDPTADDDGNGALGAIRAKVQVVVSALTLTGEHDGPADLVGRSPIDAATARELAGDNTAWDRLLTHPVTGTVLECDAYQPTAAMRRLLRARDRHCRFPGCRQPAIRCEIDHTHAASDGGPTHVGNLAHLCKRHHDVKHHTRWRVRQLTGGLLVWTSPTGRVYREDAPRPLVAFTPAADPPGAGEPPGIGRAPADSPPPF; encoded by the coding sequence ATGCATTCGAAAGATGAGGTCGGGAGCGGGAGCGACGCGGACGTCGCCGCGCTCGCTGAGCTCGTTGCCGACGCCGCGGGTGTCACCGATGCCGCGCGCGCCGTGCAGATCCGCGAGGTGCGCGTGCTCGCGGCCGCGGGGCGGCTGGCCGAGCGGCAAGCAGCGGGAGCGGACGAGAGGGTCAAGGCCCGCGAGATGGCACTGCGGAGCATCGCAGCGGAACTTGCGGGAGTCTTCGTCACGACGGACCGGACGCTGCAGCGGCGGATCGACGAAGCGCGAGACCTCGTCGACAACTACCCCGCGACGATGGATGCCTGGGAGGCGGGACGCATCACGCGGGGGCATGTCCGGGTGATCCAAGACACCGGGTGCGTCGTGCCGGTCGAGGTGCGCGGCGAGTTCGAGCGGGCCGCCATCGAACGGTGCGAGGGTGAGACACCCAACCGGGTGCGGGACGCGCTGGTGCACTTGGCGGAGAGGCTACACCCGCGCCCGTTCACCGAGCTGCACGAGGAGGCCGCCGCGGGGCGCTGCGTCCGCGTGCAGCCGGGGGCGGACGGGATGTCGGACCTCATCGCGACACTGCCGACCGTGATCGCCGAGGGCGTCGTCGACCGGTTGACGCGACAGGCCCGCGAGATCATCGACGCCCGCCCTCACGCGGACGCGGCGGGAGCGGGAGCGGGCGACACGGACCCGGGCGACGCGGCCGCTGAAGCCGACGCGAACGCGGACGCGCCCAACGGCTCGTCGTTCGCGGCGGATACCCGCAGCATCGACCAAGTCCGCGCCGACGTGTTCGCCGACCTCCTCCTCGCCGGGGCGCCCTCGCTCGACCCCACGGCCGACGATGACGGCAACGGTGCGCTCGGCGCGATCCGCGCGAAGGTGCAGGTCGTCGTCTCAGCACTCACCCTGACCGGCGAACACGACGGGCCCGCCGACCTCGTCGGCCGCTCCCCCATCGACGCCGCCACCGCCCGGGAACTCGCCGGTGACAACACCGCCTGGGACCGGCTCTTGACCCATCCCGTGACCGGAACCGTGCTGGAGTGCGATGCCTACCAGCCCACCGCAGCGATGAGACGGCTCCTACGGGCGCGAGACCGGCACTGCCGCTTCCCCGGATGCCGACAGCCCGCCATTCGGTGCGAGATCGACCACACGCACGCGGCATCCGACGGCGGGCCCACCCACGTCGGCAACCTCGCCCACCTGTGCAAACGCCATCACGACGTCAAGCACCACACGCGGTGGCGCGTGAGACAGCTGACCGGAGGACTCCTCGTGTGGACCTCGCCCACCGGAAGGGTCTACCGCGAAGACGCGCCGCGACCGCTCGTGGCCTTCACACCCGCGGCCGATCCGCCGGGGGCGGGCGAGCCACCGGGAATCGGCCGGGCACCCGCCGACTCGCCGCCACCGTTCTGA
- a CDS encoding FKBP-type peptidyl-prolyl cis-trans isomerase encodes MRLRPLAALSVVAVSALALAGCAGGGEPTETPSPDASGSSQCLVDAQPGESSNSIEVEGSAPDLTATVTPGIEPADIERTVTAEGDGEELVAGDLVSGAYAIYDGATGELLESSATTSADDSGLVPILLDPQQYSVFVAALECAPLGSTAALAIPGSAFGEGRTSVVVVAEGVEKLDTRATGKDQEPVDGMPAVELAEDGAPTITIPEGDAPTEVQLANLKTGDGATVGAGDTAFVQYTGVKWSDGTVFDSSWDRGQPAAFPTNGVVAGFQQALEGQQVGSQVLVVIPPAAGYGAQEGSELQNETLVFVVDILGVQRTPVPAAG; translated from the coding sequence GTGCGTCTGCGCCCGCTCGCCGCTCTGTCCGTCGTCGCCGTGTCGGCGCTCGCACTCGCCGGTTGCGCCGGTGGGGGAGAGCCCACCGAGACGCCCAGTCCGGACGCCTCCGGCTCGTCGCAGTGCCTCGTCGACGCTCAGCCCGGCGAGTCCTCGAACAGCATCGAGGTCGAGGGCTCGGCGCCCGACCTGACGGCGACCGTGACTCCGGGCATCGAGCCGGCGGACATCGAGCGCACCGTGACCGCCGAGGGTGACGGCGAGGAGCTCGTCGCGGGTGACCTCGTCTCGGGCGCCTACGCGATCTACGATGGCGCGACCGGAGAGCTGCTCGAGTCGTCGGCGACGACCTCAGCCGACGACTCCGGCCTCGTGCCGATCCTGCTCGACCCGCAGCAGTACTCCGTCTTCGTCGCCGCGCTCGAGTGCGCTCCGCTCGGCTCGACCGCAGCCCTCGCCATCCCCGGCTCGGCGTTCGGCGAGGGTCGCACCTCGGTCGTCGTGGTCGCCGAGGGCGTCGAGAAGCTCGACACCCGTGCCACCGGCAAGGACCAGGAGCCGGTCGACGGTATGCCTGCCGTCGAGCTCGCCGAGGACGGTGCCCCGACCATCACGATCCCCGAGGGTGACGCCCCCACCGAGGTGCAGCTCGCGAACCTGAAGACCGGCGACGGTGCGACCGTCGGCGCCGGCGACACCGCGTTCGTGCAGTACACCGGCGTGAAGTGGTCGGACGGCACGGTCTTCGACTCGAGCTGGGACCGCGGTCAGCCCGCGGCCTTCCCGACCAACGGCGTCGTCGCCGGGTTCCAGCAGGCACTCGAGGGGCAGCAGGTCGGTTCGCAGGTGCTCGTCGTCATCCCGCCTGCGGCCGGGTACGGCGCGCAGGAGGGCAGCGAGCTTCAGAACGAGACGCTCGTGTTCGTCGTCGACATCCTCGGCGTGCAGCGCACCCCGGTTCCCGCCGCCGGCTGA
- the dxr gene encoding 1-deoxy-D-xylulose-5-phosphate reductoisomerase yields the protein MRRVLILGSTGSIGTQALDVIDANRDRFVVAGLAAGSNSELLAAQAARFGVSETALGAIDAERLVRDVDADVVLNGITGSVGLGPTLAALETGRTLALANKESLIVGGELVTSLARPGQIVPVDSEHSAIAQALRAGEHSEVRRLVLTASGGPFRGRSRSELAGVTPAEALAHPTWDMGRVVTTNSATLVNKGLEVIEAHLLFGVDYDRIDVVVHPQSVVHSMVEFIDGSTIAQASPPDMRLPISLGLDWPRRVAGVGAPIDWTRATSWTFEPLDAQAFPAVALAKSVGRAGATYPAVFNAANEQAVEAFHAGALTFPGIVETIERVVDAHVPPAELSRESLLDAETWARSAADRAIAAAS from the coding sequence ATGCGTCGCGTCCTCATTCTCGGCTCCACCGGATCAATCGGAACGCAGGCGCTCGACGTCATCGACGCCAACCGCGACCGGTTCGTCGTGGCCGGACTCGCGGCGGGCTCGAACAGCGAGCTCCTGGCCGCGCAGGCGGCGCGGTTCGGCGTCAGCGAGACGGCCCTCGGCGCGATCGACGCGGAGCGTCTCGTCCGCGACGTCGATGCCGACGTCGTCCTCAACGGCATCACGGGGTCCGTCGGGCTGGGGCCGACCCTGGCCGCCCTCGAGACGGGCCGCACGCTCGCCCTGGCCAACAAGGAGTCGCTGATCGTCGGCGGCGAGCTCGTGACCTCGCTGGCGCGGCCCGGTCAGATCGTGCCCGTCGACTCGGAGCACTCCGCGATCGCGCAGGCGCTGCGTGCGGGTGAGCACTCCGAGGTGCGGCGGCTCGTGCTGACGGCATCCGGGGGACCGTTCCGGGGTCGCAGCCGCAGCGAGCTCGCCGGCGTGACGCCCGCCGAAGCCCTCGCGCACCCGACGTGGGACATGGGCCGCGTCGTGACGACGAACTCGGCCACGCTCGTCAACAAGGGGCTCGAGGTGATCGAGGCGCATCTGCTGTTCGGCGTCGACTACGACCGCATCGACGTCGTCGTGCATCCGCAGTCGGTCGTGCACTCGATGGTCGAGTTCATCGACGGATCGACGATCGCGCAGGCGTCGCCGCCGGACATGCGGCTGCCGATCTCGCTCGGGCTCGACTGGCCGCGCCGTGTGGCGGGCGTCGGAGCGCCGATCGACTGGACGCGGGCGACGTCGTGGACGTTCGAGCCGCTCGATGCGCAGGCCTTTCCCGCCGTCGCGCTCGCGAAGAGCGTGGGCCGGGCTGGGGCGACCTACCCCGCGGTCTTCAACGCGGCGAACGAGCAGGCCGTCGAGGCCTTCCACGCGGGCGCGCTGACGTTCCCGGGCATCGTCGAGACGATCGAGCGCGTCGTCGACGCTCACGTGCCGCCCGCCGAGCTCAGCCGCGAGAGCCTCCTCGACGCCGAGACGTGGGCGCGGTCGGCGGCGGACCGGGCGATCGCCGCGGCATCCTGA
- the pflA gene encoding pyruvate formate-lyase-activating protein: protein MSAILVPGAPSTADLCEAPRDRLAARRSGHIASVHSWELVTSVDGPGTRMTLFLAGCPLRCQYCHNPDTWRQRDGELTAIDDILARIRRYLPVFHATGGGLTISGGEPLQQAAFVTRLARAAAELGVHVALDTSGNLGRAASDGLLDDLSLVLLDVKSGLPETYREVTGRELQPTLDFGDRLAARGVPVWVRFVLVPGLTDARENVDAVADIVARWSNVQRVEVLPFHQMGTSKWERLGIPYPLAGRETPDADLVARVRAQFAARGLTVY from the coding sequence GTGTCCGCCATCCTGGTGCCGGGGGCACCGAGCACCGCTGATCTGTGCGAGGCCCCTCGCGATCGTCTCGCCGCACGACGATCCGGGCACATCGCGAGCGTGCATTCCTGGGAGCTCGTCACTTCCGTGGACGGCCCCGGCACCAGGATGACCCTCTTCCTCGCCGGGTGCCCGCTGCGCTGCCAGTACTGCCACAATCCCGACACGTGGCGGCAGCGCGACGGCGAGCTGACGGCGATCGACGACATCCTCGCTCGGATCCGCCGCTACCTGCCCGTCTTCCACGCGACGGGAGGCGGCCTGACGATCTCGGGCGGCGAGCCGCTGCAGCAGGCGGCCTTCGTCACCCGGCTCGCGCGAGCCGCGGCCGAGCTCGGCGTCCACGTGGCGCTCGACACCTCCGGCAACCTCGGCCGCGCGGCATCCGACGGCCTGCTCGACGACCTGTCGCTCGTGCTGCTCGACGTCAAGTCCGGCCTCCCCGAGACGTATCGCGAGGTGACCGGCCGCGAGCTCCAGCCGACGCTCGACTTCGGCGATCGCCTCGCCGCGCGTGGCGTGCCGGTGTGGGTCCGATTCGTGCTCGTCCCCGGACTGACGGATGCGCGCGAGAACGTGGATGCCGTCGCCGACATCGTCGCGCGATGGTCGAACGTCCAGCGCGTCGAGGTGCTGCCGTTCCATCAGATGGGCACATCGAAGTGGGAGCGTCTCGGCATCCCCTACCCGTTGGCCGGCCGCGAGACGCCCGACGCCGACCTCGTCGCCCGGGTTCGGGCGCAGTTCGCCGCGCGCGGCCTCACCGTGTACTGA
- the pflB gene encoding formate C-acetyltransferase, with translation MSTVIPTSTAHDDDAVPAAWEGFAPGPWQDDIDVRDFIQRNYEPYTGDASFLVGPTARTTGLWQTLSEMFPAERERGVYDVDAATPSTITSHAPGYIRRDDELIVGLQTDAPLRRAIMPNGGWRMVKGALETYGYPVDPTLETIFTRYRKTHNDGVFDVYPPAVRRARSSHIITGLPDAYGRGRIIGDYRRVALYGTTALIAAKNVERAELDMHPSTENILRSREENAEQIRALQELAEMAASYGFDITRPAATAREAIQWLYFAYLGAVKEQNGAAMSFGRNTSFLDVYIQRDMARGALTEVEAQELVDDLVIKLRIVRFLRTPEYDSLFSGDPTWVTESIGGVGEDGRTLVTRTAFRFLQTLYNLGPAPEPNLTVLWTDALPEGFKEFCAQVSIDTSSIQYESDDHIRALCGDDAAIACCVSPMTVGKQMQFFGARVNLAKTLLYAINGGRDEVSGKQIAPAAAPVAGDVLDYDDVRERFRVMMEWLAETYVDALNCIHFMHDKYAYERLEMALHDGNVLRTMACGIAGLSVAADSLSAIKYARVEPVRDASGLVVDYLVHGDFPTFGNDDDRVDEIARELVSDFMAMIRRHETYRDAVHTQSVLTITSNVVYGKATGNTPDGRRAGQPFAPGANPMNGRDTHGMLAAALSVAKLPFDQAQDGISLTTTVTPNGLGRTAEERVRNLVGLLDAQMGSDGYHLNVNVLTRETLEDAMEHPEKYPQLTIRVSGYAVNFVRLTREQQLDVLSRTFHTGV, from the coding sequence ATGAGCACAGTCATCCCGACCTCGACAGCACACGACGACGACGCGGTTCCCGCGGCCTGGGAGGGGTTCGCCCCGGGTCCGTGGCAGGACGACATCGACGTTCGCGACTTCATCCAGCGCAACTACGAGCCCTACACCGGCGACGCGTCGTTCCTGGTGGGACCGACCGCGCGCACCACGGGGCTATGGCAGACGCTGAGCGAGATGTTCCCGGCCGAGCGCGAGCGCGGCGTCTACGACGTCGACGCGGCGACTCCCTCGACGATCACGTCGCACGCGCCGGGCTACATCCGCCGTGACGACGAGCTGATCGTCGGCCTGCAGACAGACGCGCCGCTGCGTCGCGCGATCATGCCGAACGGCGGATGGCGCATGGTCAAGGGAGCGCTCGAGACCTACGGCTACCCGGTCGACCCGACGCTCGAGACGATCTTCACGCGCTACCGCAAGACCCACAACGACGGCGTCTTCGACGTCTACCCGCCCGCCGTGCGCCGCGCCCGCAGCAGCCACATCATCACCGGCCTGCCCGACGCGTACGGCCGCGGCCGCATCATCGGCGACTACCGCCGCGTCGCGCTGTACGGGACGACCGCCCTGATCGCCGCCAAGAACGTCGAGCGCGCCGAGCTCGACATGCACCCCTCGACGGAGAACATCCTGCGCTCGCGGGAAGAGAACGCCGAGCAGATCCGGGCGTTGCAGGAACTGGCCGAGATGGCGGCGTCGTACGGGTTCGACATCACCCGGCCGGCCGCCACGGCTCGGGAGGCGATCCAGTGGCTGTACTTCGCCTACCTCGGCGCCGTGAAGGAGCAGAACGGCGCGGCGATGAGCTTCGGCCGCAACACCTCGTTCCTCGACGTCTACATCCAGCGGGACATGGCCCGCGGCGCCCTGACCGAGGTCGAGGCCCAGGAGCTCGTCGACGACCTGGTCATCAAGCTGCGCATCGTGCGGTTCCTCCGCACCCCCGAGTACGACTCCCTGTTCTCGGGCGACCCGACCTGGGTCACCGAGTCGATCGGCGGCGTCGGCGAGGACGGACGCACGCTGGTCACGCGCACGGCGTTCCGCTTCCTGCAGACGCTCTACAACCTCGGGCCGGCCCCCGAGCCGAACCTCACCGTGCTGTGGACGGACGCGCTGCCGGAGGGCTTCAAGGAGTTCTGCGCGCAGGTGTCGATCGACACCTCGTCGATTCAGTACGAATCCGACGACCACATCCGGGCTCTCTGCGGCGACGACGCGGCGATCGCCTGCTGCGTCTCGCCGATGACCGTCGGCAAGCAGATGCAGTTCTTCGGCGCCCGGGTCAATCTCGCCAAGACGCTGCTGTACGCGATCAACGGCGGACGGGACGAGGTCAGCGGCAAGCAGATCGCTCCAGCCGCGGCCCCGGTCGCCGGCGACGTCCTCGACTACGACGACGTGCGCGAGCGCTTCCGCGTCATGATGGAGTGGCTCGCCGAGACCTACGTCGACGCACTCAACTGCATCCACTTCATGCACGACAAGTACGCGTACGAGCGGCTCGAGATGGCCCTGCACGACGGCAACGTCCTGCGGACGATGGCGTGCGGCATCGCGGGCCTCTCGGTCGCCGCCGACTCGCTGTCGGCGATCAAGTACGCCCGCGTCGAGCCGGTGCGCGACGCGTCGGGGCTCGTCGTCGACTACCTCGTGCACGGTGACTTCCCCACCTTCGGCAACGACGACGACCGCGTCGACGAGATCGCCCGCGAGCTCGTCTCGGACTTCATGGCGATGATCCGCCGGCACGAGACGTACCGCGACGCCGTCCACACTCAGTCGGTGCTGACGATCACCTCGAACGTCGTCTACGGCAAGGCCACCGGCAACACCCCCGACGGCCGCCGCGCCGGCCAGCCCTTCGCCCCGGGCGCCAACCCGATGAACGGCCGTGACACCCACGGCATGCTCGCCGCCGCGCTGTCGGTCGCAAAGCTCCCGTTCGACCAGGCGCAGGACGGCATCTCGCTCACGACGACGGTCACGCCGAACGGTCTCGGCCGCACCGCCGAAGAGCGGGTGCGCAACCTCGTCGGTCTGCTCGACGCCCAGATGGGATCGGACGGATACCACCTCAACGTCAACGTCCTCACGCGCGAGACGCTCGAGGACGCCATGGAGCACCCCGAGAAGTACCCGCAGCTGACCATCCGTGTCTCCGGATACGCGGTCAACTTCGTGCGCCTGACGCGCGAGCAGCAGCTCGACGTCCTCAGCCGCACGTTCCACACGGGAGTCTGA
- a CDS encoding Mur ligase family protein — MPTDASNLPPVLRPARPPRRALVDLVAHVGGRLIGDADGVTVTGITLATADLRAGEAFVAVRGGARHGAEFASVAADRGATAIVTDAAGADIAEAAGLPIVVVDDPRAALGDLSAWVYGTGRDGDLPVLFGTTGTNGKTSVSHLLEGILGQLGAVTGLSSTAERHIAGEVIVSRLTTPEASEFHALLALMRERGVEAVAVEVSAQALTRHRVDGVVFDVAGFTNLTHDHLDDYGDMAEYFEAKLPLFRADRSRRGVVCLDSAAGSEIVARADIPVVTIVTPAIADDPAQTADWTIDIVEERQDGTRFRLRGPGERELTTTVPVIGPHMAANAGLAIVMLLEGGYAWDTIVGALDGSVIDAHLPGRIQRVSGDRGPAVYVDFGHSPDAFSKTLAAVRRVTPGRVLMLFGADGDRDKTKRHDMGATAVLGSDILIVTDHHPRFEDPDAIRATLLEGARSARPDADIRESSPPEQAIVDAVSLVGEGDAILWAGPGHQDYRDIRGQRTPYSARELARRALRDAGWPVPEPSWPVPYAD; from the coding sequence ATGCCTACCGACGCCTCGAACCTCCCTCCCGTCCTGCGCCCCGCGCGTCCTCCGCGCCGCGCGCTGGTCGACCTGGTCGCCCATGTCGGCGGCCGCCTCATCGGTGACGCCGACGGCGTGACCGTCACCGGGATCACACTGGCCACCGCCGACCTCCGCGCCGGCGAGGCGTTCGTCGCCGTCCGCGGCGGTGCCCGCCACGGCGCCGAGTTCGCGTCGGTCGCCGCGGACCGCGGCGCGACGGCCATCGTGACCGATGCCGCCGGTGCCGACATCGCCGAGGCTGCCGGGCTGCCGATCGTCGTCGTCGATGATCCGCGCGCGGCACTCGGCGACCTGTCGGCCTGGGTCTACGGCACCGGTCGCGACGGCGATCTTCCCGTCCTGTTCGGCACCACGGGAACCAACGGCAAGACGAGCGTCTCGCACCTGCTCGAGGGCATCCTCGGACAGCTCGGCGCGGTCACGGGGCTCTCGTCGACGGCCGAACGCCACATCGCCGGTGAGGTCATCGTCTCGCGACTGACCACGCCCGAGGCATCCGAGTTCCATGCCCTGCTCGCGCTGATGCGCGAACGCGGCGTCGAGGCGGTCGCGGTCGAGGTGAGCGCGCAGGCGCTGACGCGCCACCGCGTCGACGGAGTCGTGTTCGACGTCGCCGGCTTCACCAACCTCACGCACGACCACCTCGACGACTACGGCGACATGGCCGAGTACTTCGAGGCGAAGCTGCCGCTGTTCCGCGCGGACCGTTCGCGTCGGGGGGTCGTCTGCCTCGATTCCGCCGCCGGCTCCGAGATCGTCGCGCGTGCCGACATCCCGGTCGTCACGATCGTCACGCCCGCGATCGCCGACGATCCGGCGCAGACGGCGGACTGGACCATCGACATCGTCGAGGAGCGCCAGGACGGAACGCGCTTCCGACTGCGCGGTCCGGGCGAGCGCGAGCTGACGACGACGGTGCCGGTGATCGGGCCGCACATGGCCGCCAACGCCGGTCTCGCGATCGTGATGCTCCTCGAGGGCGGCTACGCGTGGGACACGATCGTCGGCGCGCTGGACGGATCGGTGATCGACGCGCACCTGCCCGGCCGCATCCAGCGCGTCTCGGGCGATCGCGGTCCGGCCGTGTACGTCGACTTCGGGCACTCCCCCGACGCGTTCTCGAAGACCCTGGCCGCGGTGCGCCGCGTCACCCCGGGGCGCGTCCTGATGCTGTTCGGCGCCGACGGCGACCGCGACAAGACCAAGCGCCACGACATGGGTGCGACGGCCGTGCTCGGCAGCGACATCCTCATCGTGACCGACCACCACCCCCGGTTCGAGGACCCCGACGCCATCCGCGCCACGCTGCTCGAGGGTGCCCGCAGCGCCCGCCCGGATGCCGACATCCGCGAGTCCTCGCCGCCCGAGCAGGCGATCGTCGACGCGGTGTCGCTCGTGGGCGAGGGCGACGCGATTCTGTGGGCCGGCCCGGGTCACCAGGACTACCGCGACATCCGCGGCCAGCGCACCCCGTACTCGGCGCGCGAGCTGGCCCGTCGGGCGCTGCGCGACGCCGGGTGGCCGGTGCCCGAGCCGAGCTGGCCGGTGCCGTACGCCGACTGA
- a CDS encoding DUF1775 domain-containing protein, whose product MSRSTPARRRVRTLTGVTAGAALALALPLAASAHVHVTPEEVAANGSTRIDFSFSHGCDGSPTTALVVDIPAEAQGAVPVVDGAWTITTEDGESGIPTRVTYTAVTPVPDAYAASVGMNVIFPASTEGESFAFPVTQQCEAGEAPWVEIAEDGQDPHDLEYPAPVVVVGAAAEDGHGGHTSEHDADDAVADAENAASTAPAADPLPVWLSAGALVVAAAALVLAIARRRA is encoded by the coding sequence ATGTCCCGCAGCACTCCCGCGCGCCGCCGCGTGCGCACCCTGACCGGCGTCACCGCCGGCGCCGCCCTCGCCCTCGCCCTGCCGCTCGCGGCATCGGCGCACGTCCACGTCACCCCCGAGGAGGTCGCTGCGAACGGCTCCACGCGCATCGACTTCTCGTTCAGTCACGGCTGCGACGGATCCCCGACCACCGCCCTCGTCGTCGACATCCCGGCCGAGGCCCAGGGAGCGGTGCCGGTGGTCGACGGCGCCTGGACCATCACCACCGAGGACGGGGAGTCCGGCATCCCGACCCGCGTCACCTACACGGCTGTCACCCCCGTGCCCGACGCGTACGCCGCCTCGGTGGGCATGAACGTCATCTTCCCCGCATCCACGGAGGGTGAGAGCTTCGCGTTCCCGGTGACGCAGCAGTGCGAAGCCGGCGAGGCGCCCTGGGTCGAGATCGCCGAGGACGGACAGGACCCGCACGACCTCGAGTACCCCGCTCCGGTGGTCGTCGTGGGCGCCGCGGCGGAAGACGGCCACGGCGGCCACACGAGCGAGCACGACGCCGACGACGCCGTTGCGGACGCCGAGAACGCTGCGTCGACCGCTCCCGCTGCAGACCCGCTTCCGGTGTGGCTCTCGGCCGGCGCGCTCGTCGTCGCCGCGGCCGCGCTCGTGCTGGCGATCGCCCGGCGCCGCGCCTGA
- a CDS encoding M50 family metallopeptidase — MDVLAFAIGVVLLVVGLAVSIALHEIGHLVPAKAFGLRVGRYMIGFGPTLWSRRFGETEYGVKALPLGGYISMSGMYPPAPEGPSATGRAGGGFFATMVQDARDANAETLVEGDTRPAFYQLSVWKRVVIMLGGPVMNLLFAMVLFGVALSAVGLPAVSPTVAAVNECVIPAGAERTTCEAGDPTSPAAAAGIRPGDVIVAVDGTDIDSFAAATSIIQDAPGRSIPIVVERDGERVELTVTPVRAERLVATADGGTTRAEVGFVGMSGTRVNEPQPLWAGPQAAVDRVGAVAGVIWQLPVKVYETGVTLVTGAERDPNGPLSVVGAGRIAGEVAATEAPIQDRVLHLLSLLGSLNIALFVFNLLPLLPLDGGHVVVALWDGLKRAWARATGRPTPRPVDATKLVPVTFVVVIGLIVMGGTLILADVFNPISLLG, encoded by the coding sequence GTGGATGTCCTCGCCTTCGCCATCGGAGTGGTGCTGCTCGTCGTCGGGCTCGCGGTGTCGATCGCGCTGCACGAGATCGGCCACCTCGTCCCTGCGAAGGCGTTCGGCCTGCGGGTGGGGCGCTACATGATCGGTTTCGGGCCGACGCTGTGGTCGCGGCGCTTCGGCGAGACCGAGTATGGCGTGAAGGCGCTGCCGCTCGGCGGCTACATCTCGATGTCGGGGATGTACCCGCCCGCCCCCGAGGGGCCGAGCGCGACCGGTCGGGCCGGTGGGGGCTTCTTCGCCACCATGGTGCAGGACGCGCGAGACGCCAATGCCGAGACGCTCGTCGAGGGCGACACCCGGCCCGCCTTCTACCAGCTGTCGGTCTGGAAGCGCGTCGTGATCATGCTCGGCGGCCCGGTGATGAACCTGCTGTTCGCGATGGTCCTCTTCGGCGTCGCCCTCAGCGCCGTCGGCCTGCCCGCCGTCTCGCCGACGGTTGCGGCGGTCAATGAGTGCGTCATCCCCGCCGGGGCGGAGCGGACGACCTGCGAAGCGGGCGACCCGACCTCGCCGGCCGCGGCCGCGGGCATTCGACCCGGCGACGTCATCGTCGCGGTCGACGGCACCGACATCGACTCGTTCGCGGCGGCGACCTCGATCATCCAGGACGCACCGGGGCGCAGCATCCCGATCGTCGTCGAACGCGACGGCGAGCGTGTCGAGCTCACCGTCACGCCGGTGCGCGCGGAGCGGCTCGTCGCGACCGCCGACGGGGGGACGACGCGCGCCGAGGTCGGCTTCGTCGGGATGAGCGGGACGCGGGTCAACGAGCCGCAGCCCCTCTGGGCCGGACCGCAGGCTGCGGTCGATCGCGTCGGCGCGGTCGCCGGCGTCATCTGGCAACTGCCGGTCAAGGTCTACGAGACCGGCGTCACCCTCGTCACGGGCGCCGAGCGCGACCCCAACGGCCCGCTGTCGGTCGTCGGTGCGGGCCGCATCGCGGGCGAGGTCGCCGCGACCGAGGCGCCGATCCAGGACCGTGTGCTCCACCTGCTCAGCCTGCTGGGCTCGCTCAACATCGCCCTGTTCGTGTTCAACCTGCTGCCGCTGCTGCCGCTCGACGGCGGACACGTCGTCGTGGCCCTCTGGGACGGACTCAAGCGAGCGTGGGCGCGGGCGACGGGCCGGCCGACGCCGCGACCGGTGGACGCGACGAAGCTGGTCCCGGTGACCTTCGTCGTCGTCATCGGGCTGATCGTCATGGGCGGCACGCTGATCCTCGCCGACGTGTTCAACCCGATCTCGCTGCTCGGCTGA